A genome region from Streptomyces pratensis includes the following:
- a CDS encoding phosphogluconate dehydrogenase C-terminal domain-containing protein, with protein sequence MATGSKTVAVIGAAGKMGQRVSNNLVESDFTTLFAENSPKGQELIRELGRELTDSADAAAQADVVILAVPDVVLGTVSEQLVPVMKPGAILLTLDPAAAYAGLLTRRADVHNAVAHPCHPSVFLERTTKEEWADTFGGIAAPQEVVASFEPAAETADPAAQELAEAVISTMYAPVVEVHWVTVKQLAVLEPTLVETIACMVGALLTEALHETVHTVGVPEKAARAMLLGHTQVALANTLKGSNPFSDACLIAMDYGRESIVRDDWKNVFKDDELDKVITRMLKIKEIKR encoded by the coding sequence ATGGCCACCGGATCCAAGACCGTCGCCGTCATCGGGGCCGCAGGCAAGATGGGCCAGCGCGTCTCCAACAACCTGGTCGAGAGCGACTTCACCACCCTCTTCGCCGAGAACTCCCCCAAGGGCCAGGAGCTGATCCGTGAGCTCGGCCGCGAGCTGACGGACAGCGCCGACGCCGCCGCGCAGGCCGACGTCGTGATCCTCGCCGTCCCGGACGTCGTCCTCGGCACGGTCTCCGAGCAGCTCGTCCCGGTCATGAAGCCCGGCGCGATCCTGCTGACCCTCGACCCGGCCGCCGCCTACGCCGGTCTGCTGACCCGCCGCGCGGACGTGCACAACGCCGTGGCGCACCCCTGCCACCCGTCGGTGTTCCTGGAGCGCACGACGAAGGAGGAGTGGGCGGACACCTTCGGCGGCATCGCCGCCCCGCAGGAGGTCGTCGCCTCCTTCGAGCCCGCCGCCGAGACCGCCGACCCGGCCGCGCAGGAGCTCGCCGAGGCCGTCATCTCCACCATGTACGCCCCGGTCGTCGAGGTGCACTGGGTGACCGTCAAGCAGCTCGCGGTCCTGGAGCCGACCCTCGTCGAGACGATCGCCTGCATGGTCGGCGCCCTGCTCACCGAGGCCCTCCACGAGACCGTCCACACGGTGGGCGTCCCGGAGAAGGCGGCCCGCGCCATGCTCCTCGGCCACACGCAGGTCGCGCTGGCCAACACCCTCAAGGGCTCGAACCCGTTCTCCGACGCGTGCCTGATCGCGATGGACTACGGCCGCGAGTCGATCGTCCGCGACGACTGGAAGAACGTCTTCAAGGACGACGAGCTCGACAAGGTCATCACACGGATGCTCAAGATCAAGGAGATCAAGCGCTGA
- a CDS encoding TetR/AcrR family transcriptional regulator C-terminal domain-containing protein, protein MTKKQVEESTPGQARLGPGAVVHAGLELLDEKGADGLSIRGIADRLGVRMNTVLWHAKTKARLLELMADAILAEVPVEELPEPWEPRVRELFHRYRRALLARRDGARIVAGTYAAEPATLRFAELVVEALLAGGLREREAVWTAWTLVYFTLGLAQEEQALPDARGPVFARRLGAGEYPSLSRAVEHFEDASFDERFDYGISRILGV, encoded by the coding sequence GTGACCAAGAAGCAAGTGGAGGAGTCCACACCGGGACAGGCCCGGCTCGGCCCCGGCGCGGTGGTGCACGCGGGGCTGGAACTGCTGGACGAGAAGGGCGCGGACGGGCTCTCGATCCGGGGCATCGCCGACCGGCTCGGCGTACGGATGAACACCGTCCTCTGGCACGCGAAGACCAAGGCGCGGCTGCTGGAGCTGATGGCGGACGCGATTCTGGCCGAGGTTCCGGTGGAGGAACTGCCCGAGCCGTGGGAGCCGCGCGTCCGCGAGCTGTTCCACCGCTATCGTCGCGCTCTGCTCGCCCGCCGGGACGGGGCCAGGATCGTGGCCGGTACGTACGCCGCCGAGCCCGCCACGCTCCGCTTCGCCGAGCTGGTGGTCGAGGCGCTGCTGGCCGGCGGACTGCGGGAGCGGGAGGCGGTCTGGACGGCCTGGACCCTGGTCTACTTCACTCTCGGGCTGGCCCAGGAGGAGCAGGCGCTGCCGGACGCGAGGGGCCCGGTGTTCGCCCGTCGGCTGGGTGCGGGGGAGTACCCGTCACTGTCCCGGGCCGTCGAGCACTTCGAGGACGCCTCCTTCGACGAACGCTTCGACTACGGGATCTCCCGCATCCTCGGGGTATGA
- a CDS encoding FAD-dependent monooxygenase has product MEHVVIAGGGPTGLWLAAELRLAGTPVTVLEARHERDPHSKALTLHPRTLEILAFRGVAEPFLAEGRRIPSGHFGGLDDRMDFGALDTPYPFTLALPQARTEELLEESALAAGADIRRGHRVTGLTQDEDGVTVEAAGPDGPYTLRAAYLVGCDGTRSTVREAAGIAFPGTDATTWGWLGDVALDAPPEGGAYAASGPAGGVMVVPMPEGVHRIVGGDPDSNGPDHPGELTLDALRAKVTRIAGTDFGMRDPRWLSRFGNATRQAAAYRAGRVLLAGDAAHMHYPAGGVGLNVGLQDATNLGWKLAATLAGTAPDGLLDSYHAERHPVGADLLLSTRAQTALMNAHSAEGQDLRTLLSRLIATVPAFSLSLAERLSALGVAYPPPAPGHPLTGHRAPNLELADGTDLFTALRPGRYVLLGFTGTPSPMPGVVAREASRPRTRPAWSTVHTALIRPDGHVAWAGDGPDRDPGVTTNP; this is encoded by the coding sequence ATGGAACACGTCGTCATCGCGGGAGGCGGGCCCACCGGCCTGTGGCTGGCCGCGGAGCTGCGCCTGGCCGGGACACCCGTCACCGTCCTGGAGGCGCGCCACGAACGCGACCCCCATTCCAAGGCCCTGACCCTCCACCCCCGCACTCTGGAGATTCTGGCCTTCCGAGGCGTGGCGGAGCCCTTCCTCGCCGAGGGGCGGCGCATCCCCAGCGGGCACTTCGGCGGACTGGACGACCGGATGGACTTCGGTGCCCTGGACACCCCGTACCCCTTCACGCTCGCCCTGCCGCAGGCCCGCACCGAGGAACTGCTGGAGGAAAGCGCGCTGGCGGCAGGTGCCGACATCCGGCGCGGACACCGGGTCACCGGTCTCACCCAGGACGAGGACGGGGTGACCGTGGAGGCAGCCGGACCCGACGGCCCGTACACCCTGCGCGCCGCGTACCTCGTCGGCTGCGACGGCACCCGGAGCACCGTGCGTGAGGCAGCGGGCATCGCGTTCCCCGGCACCGACGCCACGACGTGGGGCTGGCTCGGCGACGTCGCCCTCGACGCCCCGCCCGAGGGTGGGGCGTACGCCGCGTCGGGTCCGGCCGGTGGCGTCATGGTCGTCCCGATGCCGGAGGGAGTCCACCGGATCGTCGGCGGCGACCCGGACAGCAACGGACCGGACCACCCCGGCGAACTGACCCTGGACGCCCTCCGCGCCAAGGTGACCCGCATCGCCGGCACCGACTTCGGGATGCGTGACCCGCGCTGGCTCTCCCGGTTCGGCAACGCCACCCGCCAGGCCGCCGCGTACCGCGCGGGGCGCGTCCTGCTCGCGGGCGATGCCGCGCACATGCACTACCCGGCCGGCGGCGTCGGCCTCAACGTCGGCCTCCAGGACGCCACCAACCTCGGCTGGAAGCTGGCCGCGACCCTGGCGGGCACCGCCCCCGACGGACTCCTGGACAGCTACCACGCCGAACGCCACCCGGTCGGCGCCGACCTGCTGCTCAGCACCCGGGCCCAGACGGCGCTGATGAACGCCCACTCGGCGGAGGGCCAGGACCTGCGCACCCTGCTCAGCCGGCTCATCGCCACCGTCCCCGCGTTCTCCCTGAGCCTGGCCGAGCGGCTCTCCGCGCTCGGGGTCGCCTATCCGCCCCCGGCACCCGGGCACCCCCTGACGGGCCACCGCGCGCCCAACCTCGAACTCGCGGACGGGACGGACCTGTTCACCGCCCTCCGCCCCGGCAGGTACGTCCTGCTCGGCTTCACGGGCACCCCCTCGCCGATGCCCGGCGTCGTCGCCCGTGAGGCGTCCCGGCCCCGCACCCGCCCCGCCTGGTCCACCGTGCACACCGCGCTCATCCGCCCGGACGGGCACGTCGCCTGGGCGGGTGACGGTCCGGACCGTGATCCAGGCGTGACCACCAACCCGTAG
- a CDS encoding AMP-dependent synthetase/ligase, which yields MSTPAPAAATAAPTVPVLVEPTVVRAADGTVREVSVPPLAPAVRRGSLAEIPFDNAREAPSEAVLSRKQADGSWQDVTAAAFADEVQAVAKGLIAEGLQSGDRVAIMARTTYEWTLLDFASWAAGLVTVPVYPTSSAFQTRWILQDSGAVACAVETKEQGRLISQERQQLGDLAHLWQFDTGAIGRLKTLGKDIPDAVVAARRGALEPDSPATLIYTSGTTGRPKGCVLTHGNFFAEVDNAIELLHPVFKSVSKYPASTLLFLPLSHVFGRMVAIGCMRARVRLGHAPSIRTEDLLADLAGFKPSFLLAIPYVLEKVFNTGRATAEKMGRASSFDRAARIAQRYGEAVEAAEHGTGPGPGLGLRAARALYDPLVYRRIRAALGGHVRYAICGGSPLGHRLAAFYAGAGMQIFEGYGLTETTAAATVTPPLKPRLGTVGWPLPGTAVRIADDGEVLLSGGQVFRGYWDTERGEATPYMEDNWFPTGDLGALDDDGYLTITGRKKDIIITSGGKNVTPAPLEDWLRAHPLVSQCMVVGDNRSFISALITLEPDGLAHWRRMRKKEGVPLRELVQDEELLTALQRAVDEANRLVSRAESIRKFTVLTKDFTEESGHLTPSLKLKRDAILRDFDAEIEELYRKR from the coding sequence GTGTCCACGCCCGCCCCCGCCGCCGCAACCGCCGCGCCCACCGTTCCCGTCCTGGTCGAGCCGACTGTCGTCAGGGCGGCCGACGGCACGGTACGGGAAGTCTCCGTGCCGCCGCTCGCGCCGGCCGTACGACGCGGTTCGCTCGCCGAGATCCCCTTCGACAACGCCCGGGAGGCCCCGTCCGAGGCGGTCCTCAGCCGCAAGCAGGCCGACGGCAGCTGGCAGGACGTGACCGCCGCCGCCTTCGCCGATGAGGTCCAGGCCGTGGCCAAGGGCCTGATAGCGGAGGGCCTCCAGAGCGGCGACAGGGTCGCGATCATGGCCCGTACGACTTACGAGTGGACGCTGCTCGACTTCGCTTCCTGGGCCGCCGGGCTGGTCACCGTGCCGGTCTATCCCACCTCGTCGGCCTTCCAGACGCGCTGGATCCTCCAGGACTCCGGTGCCGTGGCCTGTGCCGTGGAGACCAAGGAGCAGGGCCGGCTCATCAGCCAGGAGCGGCAGCAGCTGGGTGACCTCGCCCATCTCTGGCAGTTCGACACGGGGGCGATAGGCCGGCTGAAGACGCTCGGCAAGGACATACCCGACGCGGTCGTTGCCGCCCGTCGCGGCGCACTGGAACCGGACAGCCCCGCCACGCTCATCTACACCTCCGGCACCACGGGCCGGCCCAAGGGCTGCGTCCTGACCCACGGCAACTTCTTCGCCGAGGTCGACAACGCCATCGAGCTGCTCCACCCGGTCTTCAAGTCCGTTTCCAAGTACCCGGCGTCCACCCTCCTGTTCCTGCCCCTCTCCCACGTCTTCGGCCGGATGGTGGCGATCGGCTGCATGCGCGCCCGGGTACGGCTCGGACACGCGCCGTCCATCCGGACCGAAGACCTGCTCGCGGATCTGGCCGGGTTCAAGCCGTCGTTCCTGCTGGCCATCCCCTACGTCCTGGAGAAGGTCTTCAACACCGGCCGTGCGACGGCCGAGAAGATGGGCCGCGCCTCCTCCTTCGACCGCGCGGCCCGTATCGCGCAGCGTTACGGCGAGGCGGTCGAGGCGGCGGAGCACGGCACGGGCCCCGGCCCCGGTCTCGGGCTCCGTGCCGCGCGCGCCCTCTACGACCCGCTGGTCTACCGGCGTATCCGTGCCGCGCTGGGCGGTCACGTCCGGTACGCGATCTGCGGGGGCTCCCCGCTGGGGCACAGGCTCGCCGCGTTCTACGCCGGAGCGGGCATGCAGATATTCGAGGGCTACGGCCTGACCGAGACCACCGCCGCCGCCACGGTCACCCCGCCGCTCAAACCCCGGCTGGGCACGGTGGGCTGGCCGCTGCCGGGCACCGCCGTGCGGATCGCGGACGACGGGGAGGTCCTGCTCAGCGGAGGGCAGGTCTTCCGGGGCTACTGGGACACCGAACGCGGCGAGGCCACGCCGTACATGGAGGACAACTGGTTCCCTACGGGCGACCTGGGGGCCCTGGACGACGACGGCTACCTCACGATCACCGGACGCAAGAAGGACATCATCATCACGTCCGGCGGCAAGAACGTGACCCCCGCCCCGCTCGAGGACTGGCTGCGCGCCCATCCGCTGGTGAGCCAGTGCATGGTGGTGGGGGACAACCGGTCCTTCATCAGCGCCCTGATCACCCTGGAGCCGGACGGCCTCGCCCACTGGCGCCGGATGCGGAAGAAGGAAGGCGTGCCCCTGCGGGAACTCGTCCAGGACGAGGAGCTGCTCACCGCGCTGCAGCGTGCGGTCGACGAGGCCAACCGGCTCGTCTCGCGCGCCGAGTCCATCCGTAAGTTCACGGTGCTCACGAAGGACTTCACCGAGGAGAGCGGTCACCTCACCCCGTCGCTGAAGCTGAAGCGGGACGCGATCCTGCGTGACTTCGACGCGGAGATCGAGGAGTTGTACCGCAAGCGGTAG
- a CDS encoding siderophore-interacting protein, which yields MGHGWEGVVLKLFRGRDFTFTVTGAEQVTEDFRRVTVTDGGLLAATGGAHPTMWVRLWFERDGKPHQRGYTLVDPDPATGTFSLEFALHDGTASDWARTARPGDTIDATLQGTRFTLPEPRPARLFVVGDAASLPAVNSLLEALPGIPATIWCETAHASDEKPPFRLDAAHHTLHTVPRRDAGALLVSEVKAALPGLLGEDASDAYVWIACDTATTRTLGSYARRELAVPKERVNALGYWRAD from the coding sequence ATGGGTCACGGCTGGGAGGGCGTCGTCCTCAAGCTCTTCCGGGGACGGGACTTCACGTTCACCGTCACCGGCGCGGAACAGGTCACCGAGGACTTCCGGCGGGTGACCGTGACCGACGGCGGTCTGCTCGCGGCGACGGGCGGCGCCCACCCGACCATGTGGGTCAGGCTCTGGTTCGAACGGGACGGCAAGCCGCACCAGCGCGGCTACACCCTCGTCGACCCCGACCCGGCCACCGGGACGTTCAGCCTGGAATTCGCCCTCCACGACGGGACCGCGAGCGACTGGGCCCGTACCGCGCGGCCCGGCGACACGATCGACGCGACGCTCCAGGGCACCCGCTTCACCCTTCCCGAACCACGGCCCGCACGGCTCTTCGTGGTCGGGGACGCCGCATCGCTGCCCGCCGTGAACTCGCTGCTGGAAGCGCTCCCCGGTATCCCGGCGACGATCTGGTGCGAGACCGCGCACGCCTCGGACGAGAAGCCGCCGTTCCGGCTGGACGCGGCGCACCACACCCTGCACACCGTCCCGCGCCGCGACGCGGGCGCGCTCCTGGTCTCCGAGGTGAAGGCCGCCCTCCCCGGCCTGCTCGGCGAGGACGCCTCGGACGCGTACGTCTGGATCGCCTGCGACACGGCGACGACCCGGACCCTGGGCTCCTACGCCCGCAGGGAACTCGCCGTCCCCAAGGAGCGTGTGAACGCGCTGGGTTACTGGCGCGCCGACTGA
- a CDS encoding LLM class F420-dependent oxidoreductase — MRIATTIFLTDETITPVRLARELEQRGFAGLYLPEHTHIPVSRESPYPAGGELPPEYGRTLDPFVALGQAAAVTERLSVGTGITLIAQHDPVDLAKQAATLDHLSGGRLTLGVGFGWNVEEAADHGVEWSTRRALGSDRLALMRALWADEPTAYDGEFGSVRASHAYPKPVQRPRGPVSGPRTLIGGAAGPKLFAQIARDADGWLPIGGRGLSESVPKLRAAWEEAGRDPEQLQVVPYAVLPSPGKLAYYADLGVDEVVLQLPPAGEAEVLRALDAYAAYL; from the coding sequence ATGCGGATCGCCACAACGATCTTCCTCACCGACGAGACGATCACCCCGGTCCGGCTCGCGCGCGAGCTGGAGCAGCGGGGGTTCGCCGGGCTGTACCTGCCCGAGCACACCCACATCCCCGTGAGCCGGGAGAGCCCGTACCCGGCCGGCGGTGAACTGCCTCCCGAATACGGGCGCACCCTCGACCCCTTCGTCGCGCTCGGGCAGGCCGCCGCGGTCACCGAGAGGCTGTCCGTCGGTACCGGCATCACGCTGATCGCCCAGCACGATCCCGTCGATCTGGCGAAGCAGGCGGCCACGCTCGACCACCTGTCCGGCGGCCGGCTGACGCTCGGCGTCGGCTTCGGCTGGAACGTGGAGGAAGCCGCCGACCACGGTGTGGAGTGGTCGACGAGGCGAGCCCTCGGCAGCGACCGGCTGGCCCTGATGAGGGCCCTGTGGGCGGACGAGCCGACGGCGTACGACGGTGAGTTCGGCTCGGTGCGGGCGAGTCATGCCTACCCGAAGCCGGTGCAGCGGCCGCGCGGTCCCGTGAGCGGCCCGCGCACCCTGATCGGCGGCGCGGCCGGGCCGAAGCTGTTCGCGCAGATCGCCCGGGACGCGGACGGATGGCTGCCGATCGGCGGGCGCGGCCTGTCGGAGTCCGTGCCGAAGCTGCGGGCGGCCTGGGAGGAGGCGGGACGCGACCCGGAGCAGCTCCAGGTGGTTCCCTACGCCGTCCTGCCCTCGCCGGGGAAGCTGGCGTACTACGCGGATCTGGGCGTCGACGAGGTCGTCCTCCAGCTTCCTCCGGCGGGTGAGGCGGAGGTGCTGCGCGCACTGGACGCCTATGCGGCCTACCTGTGA
- a CDS encoding APC family permease: MTELDARPQAGDTARGSAPADGGVREKGLGGNSVGLMGSAVLGISTVAPVYCLTSTLGSTAGEVGVQMPAVFLAGFLPMLLVAFAYRELNKAVPDCGTSFTWTVKAFGPRLGWMCGWGLVIATIIVLSNLAGVATSYFWLLAGEVTGNESVAALDDSKPVHILTCLLLIAAATAISYRGMTATKGLQYTLVALQLVVLAVFVAMAVQKAGAGDFAATSTDFSWSWLNPFAIQSFAAFTAGLSLSIFMFWGWDTCLTANEETTGAERTPGRAALIAMVVLVGSYLATGIAAQMAVGTGDSGLGLANPETSDNVFAALAGPVMGPGLGVLLFLAVLASAAASLQTTFIPVARTVLAMASYEALPASYAEVHPRFRTPGRATVVAGAATGVFYTVMTLVSEHVLVDTIYALGLMICFYYALTAFACVWYFRADLTRSARDLVFKGLFPVVGGILLAAVFGKTLYDMWDPAYGSGSSVLGVGSVFVIGVGLLLLGVVLMETVRRRSPAFFRGEVLTKETPALVVED; this comes from the coding sequence ATGACTGAGCTGGACGCGCGGCCACAGGCCGGAGACACGGCACGGGGAAGCGCCCCGGCCGACGGCGGCGTACGCGAGAAGGGCCTCGGCGGGAACTCCGTCGGCCTGATGGGCAGCGCTGTCCTCGGCATCTCCACCGTCGCCCCGGTGTACTGCCTGACCTCCACCCTCGGCTCCACCGCCGGCGAGGTCGGCGTGCAGATGCCGGCCGTCTTCCTGGCCGGGTTCCTCCCGATGCTGCTGGTCGCCTTCGCGTACCGGGAGCTCAACAAGGCCGTGCCGGACTGCGGCACGTCGTTCACCTGGACGGTCAAGGCCTTCGGGCCGCGACTGGGGTGGATGTGCGGCTGGGGGCTGGTGATCGCCACGATCATCGTGCTGTCGAACCTCGCGGGCGTCGCCACCTCCTACTTCTGGCTGCTGGCGGGCGAGGTCACGGGCAACGAGTCCGTCGCCGCCCTCGACGACAGCAAGCCGGTCCACATCCTCACGTGCCTCCTCCTGATCGCCGCCGCGACGGCGATCAGCTACCGGGGGATGACGGCCACCAAGGGCCTCCAGTACACCCTCGTGGCCCTCCAGCTCGTGGTCCTCGCGGTGTTCGTGGCGATGGCCGTGCAGAAGGCGGGTGCCGGGGACTTCGCGGCGACGTCGACGGACTTCTCCTGGTCCTGGCTGAACCCGTTCGCGATCCAGTCCTTCGCCGCCTTCACGGCGGGACTGTCCCTCTCGATCTTCATGTTCTGGGGCTGGGACACCTGTCTCACCGCCAACGAGGAGACCACCGGAGCCGAGAGGACGCCCGGCCGCGCCGCGCTCATCGCGATGGTCGTGCTGGTCGGCTCCTACCTCGCCACCGGCATCGCCGCGCAGATGGCCGTCGGCACCGGCGACTCGGGCCTCGGCCTCGCGAACCCGGAAACCTCCGACAACGTCTTCGCCGCCCTGGCGGGCCCGGTCATGGGCCCCGGCCTCGGCGTCCTCCTCTTCCTGGCGGTGCTGGCGTCCGCCGCCGCGAGCCTGCAGACCACCTTCATCCCGGTGGCGCGTACGGTCCTGGCGATGGCGTCGTACGAGGCCCTGCCCGCCTCGTACGCCGAGGTCCACCCGCGCTTCAGGACCCCGGGGCGGGCCACCGTCGTGGCGGGTGCGGCGACCGGTGTGTTCTACACGGTGATGACCCTGGTCAGCGAGCACGTCCTCGTCGACACGATCTACGCGCTCGGCCTGATGATCTGCTTCTACTACGCGCTGACGGCCTTCGCCTGCGTCTGGTACTTCCGCGCCGACCTCACCCGGTCCGCCCGCGACCTCGTCTTCAAGGGGCTGTTCCCCGTCGTCGGCGGCATCCTGCTCGCAGCCGTCTTCGGCAAGACCCTGTACGACATGTGGGACCCGGCGTACGGCTCCGGATCATCCGTCCTCGGCGTCGGTTCCGTCTTCGTCATCGGTGTCGGGCTGCTGCTGCTCGGCGTGGTGCTGATGGAGACCGTGCGCCGCCGCAGCCCCGCGTTCTTCCGGGGCGAGGTGCTGACGAAGGAGACCCCGGCCCTCGTGGTGGAGGACTGA
- a CDS encoding peptidoglycan D,D-transpeptidase FtsI family protein produces MNRPLRHIAIFCGLLMLALLIRANWLQYATSQELATHEHNRRVKITQFATPRGDIIVGGKAITGSKEVEGTDFKYQRTFKQGPMYAPVTGYASQAQGMSLLENTYDTILSGEDERFAFRHAKDILTGEPRRGGDVVTTIDPKAQEAAYKGLTDLDARGAVVALEPSTGKVLALVSTPSYDPSVFAGNSFKEGDKFQALVDDKGKPLANRPLRETFPPGSTFKILTAAAALEHGVVTDVNAPTDAVSPYPLPLSSSKISSEAGDATCNKASMKTAMQYSCNNVFLDAALKVGEEGMRETAEKFGFNQDVYSEEFGDMLATKSLYPSELDKPGTALTGMGQGSLTSTPMQMAMVTAALANNGKLMQPYIVDKLQGPDLSVLEEHSPQQKSEAVSEETAKKVQEMMEFTAKEGSAKRALIDGVTVGGKTGTAQRGDDVSKEVPYGWFVSYGKNADGRAVAVAVFIDPTAMDISRSDISGGGLGGPIAREVMKSVLGK; encoded by the coding sequence ATGAACAGGCCGTTGCGGCACATAGCCATATTCTGTGGGCTGCTGATGCTGGCCCTGCTGATACGGGCCAACTGGCTCCAGTACGCCACGAGCCAGGAGCTCGCCACCCACGAGCACAACCGCCGGGTCAAGATCACCCAGTTCGCGACCCCGCGCGGCGACATCATCGTGGGCGGCAAGGCGATCACGGGGTCGAAGGAGGTCGAGGGGACCGACTTCAAGTACCAGCGCACCTTCAAGCAGGGCCCGATGTACGCCCCCGTGACCGGCTACGCCTCCCAGGCGCAGGGCATGTCCCTCCTGGAGAACACGTACGACACGATCCTCAGCGGCGAGGACGAGCGGTTCGCCTTCCGGCACGCCAAGGACATCCTCACCGGTGAACCCCGGCGCGGCGGCGACGTGGTCACGACCATCGACCCCAAGGCGCAGGAAGCGGCCTACAAGGGGCTGACCGACCTCGACGCCCGGGGCGCCGTCGTCGCCCTCGAACCGTCGACCGGCAAGGTCCTCGCCCTGGTCTCGACTCCCTCGTACGACCCCTCGGTCTTCGCCGGCAACTCCTTCAAGGAGGGCGACAAGTTCCAGGCGCTGGTCGACGACAAGGGCAAGCCGCTCGCCAACCGCCCGCTGCGCGAGACGTTCCCGCCCGGCTCCACCTTCAAGATCCTGACGGCCGCAGCCGCCCTGGAGCACGGCGTCGTCACGGACGTCAACGCCCCGACCGACGCCGTGTCCCCTTATCCGCTGCCGCTGTCGTCGAGCAAGATCAGCAGTGAGGCCGGCGACGCGACGTGCAACAAGGCGTCGATGAAGACGGCCATGCAGTACTCCTGCAACAACGTCTTCCTGGACGCCGCCCTCAAGGTGGGCGAGGAGGGGATGCGGGAGACGGCCGAGAAGTTCGGCTTCAACCAGGACGTCTACTCCGAGGAGTTCGGCGACATGCTCGCCACCAAGAGCCTCTACCCCTCGGAGCTCGACAAGCCGGGCACGGCCCTCACCGGCATGGGCCAGGGCAGCCTCACCAGCACCCCGATGCAGATGGCCATGGTGACGGCGGCCCTCGCCAACAACGGCAAGCTGATGCAGCCGTACATCGTCGACAAGCTGCAGGGGCCGGACCTGTCCGTCCTGGAGGAGCACAGCCCGCAGCAGAAGAGCGAGGCGGTCTCCGAGGAGACGGCGAAGAAGGTCCAGGAAATGATGGAGTTCACCGCCAAGGAGGGCAGCGCGAAGCGTGCCCTGATCGACGGGGTGACCGTGGGCGGCAAGACGGGTACGGCGCAGCGGGGTGACGACGTCAGCAAGGAGGTGCCGTACGGCTGGTTCGTCTCGTACGGCAAGAACGCCGACGGCCGGGCCGTCGCTGTGGCGGTCTTCATCGACCCGACGGCGATGGACATCTCCCGCTCCGACATCTCGGGTGGCGGCCTGGGTGGCCCCATCGCCCGCGAAGTGATGAAGTCGGTGCTCGGCAAGTAG
- a CDS encoding acetyl-CoA C-acetyltransferase produces MVELIPLALPQPRRVAVIGGSRIPFARSDGPYARASNQDMLTAALDGLVERFGLRGRQVGEFVAGAVLKHSRDFNLARETVLGSALDPRTPAYDIQQACGTGLQAVVAAANKIALGAVDSAIAGGADTTSDAPLGVNDRLRRILLEARRARSTGARIKALAAVRPGHLVPDIPRNAEPRTGLSMGEHAAVTARQWRVAREDQDLLAATSHQRLAAAYERGFLDDLVVPYLGLERDQNLRPGSTVEKLATLKPVFGAGHPDATMTAGNSTPLTDGAATVLLASEEWADRHGLEPLAYLSLYETAAVDYVHGEDGLLMAPAHAVPRMLERAGLAVEDFDLFEIHEAFASQVLATLASWEEQGLAPVDRDKLNVAGSSLATGHPFAATGARIVATLAKLLAERDAPGRGLISVCAAGGQGVTAILERP; encoded by the coding sequence TTGGTCGAGTTGATTCCCCTCGCACTTCCGCAGCCGCGTCGGGTCGCGGTCATCGGTGGCAGTCGTATTCCGTTCGCCCGCTCCGACGGCCCGTACGCGCGAGCGTCGAACCAGGACATGCTGACCGCCGCGCTGGACGGACTCGTCGAGCGCTTCGGTCTGCGGGGCCGGCAGGTCGGCGAGTTCGTCGCCGGCGCGGTCCTCAAGCACAGCCGGGACTTCAACCTGGCCCGCGAGACGGTGCTCGGCTCCGCCCTGGACCCGCGCACACCCGCGTACGACATCCAGCAGGCGTGCGGCACCGGTCTGCAGGCCGTCGTCGCCGCGGCCAACAAGATCGCGCTGGGCGCGGTCGACTCGGCGATCGCCGGCGGCGCGGACACCACGAGCGACGCGCCGCTCGGGGTCAACGACCGGCTGCGCAGGATCTTGCTGGAGGCGCGCCGCGCCAGGTCGACGGGCGCCCGGATCAAGGCTCTGGCAGCCGTCCGGCCAGGCCACCTCGTCCCGGACATCCCGCGCAACGCCGAACCGCGTACCGGGCTTTCGATGGGCGAGCACGCGGCGGTCACCGCCCGGCAGTGGCGGGTGGCCCGTGAGGACCAGGACCTGCTGGCCGCGACCAGCCACCAGCGGCTCGCCGCGGCGTACGAACGCGGCTTCCTCGACGACCTCGTCGTCCCGTATCTCGGCCTGGAGCGCGACCAGAATCTGCGCCCCGGCTCCACCGTGGAGAAACTCGCAACGCTGAAGCCGGTGTTCGGCGCCGGTCACCCCGACGCGACGATGACCGCGGGCAATTCGACCCCGCTCACCGACGGCGCCGCCACCGTGCTGCTGGCGAGCGAGGAGTGGGCCGATCGGCACGGCCTGGAACCGCTGGCGTACCTGTCGCTGTACGAGACGGCCGCCGTGGACTACGTGCACGGTGAGGACGGGCTTCTGATGGCGCCCGCCCACGCTGTACCGCGCATGCTGGAACGGGCCGGGCTGGCCGTGGAGGACTTCGACCTCTTCGAGATCCACGAGGCCTTCGCCTCCCAGGTGCTCGCCACCCTGGCGTCCTGGGAGGAGCAGGGGCTCGCCCCCGTCGACAGGGACAAGCTGAACGTGGCCGGATCGTCCCTCGCCACCGGTCACCCCTTCGCCGCGACGGGCGCCCGGATCGTGGCGACCCTGGCCAAGCTCCTCGCGGAGCGGGACGCGCCGGGCCGGGGGCTGATCTCGGTCTGCGCGGCGGGCGGCCAGGGGGTGACCGCGATCCTGGAACGCCCCTGA